A single region of the Pseudomonas sp. GGS8 genome encodes:
- the nusA gene encoding transcription termination factor NusA has protein sequence MSKEVLLVVESVSNEKGVPANVIFEALELALATATKKRFEDEVDLRVEINRHTGAYETFRRWTVVEEADLDDPAIETWPSKVAQTHPGAKVGDVVEEKIESIEFGRIAAQTAKQVIVQKVREAERAQVVDAYRERLGEIISGTVKKVTRDNVIVDLGNNAEALLAREDIISRETFRVGVRLRALLKEIRTENRGPQLILSRTAPEMLIELFRIEVPEIAEGLIEVMAASRDPGSRAKIAVRSKDKRIDPQGACIGMRGSRVQAVSGELGGERVDIVLWDDNPAQFVINAMSPAEVAAIIVDEDAHAMDIAVGADNLAQAIGRGGQNVRLASQLTGWTLNVMTESDIQAKQQAETGDILRNFIDELEVDEDLAQVLVDEGFTSLEEIAYVPLEEMLNIDGFDEETVNELRARAKDRLLTKAIATEEKLADAHPAEDLLSLEGMDKDLAMELAVRGVITREDLAEQSIDDLLDIDGIDDDRAGKLIMAARAHWFE, from the coding sequence ATGAGCAAAGAAGTACTGCTGGTTGTTGAGTCGGTATCCAATGAAAAGGGCGTACCGGCAAACGTAATTTTTGAAGCGCTGGAGCTGGCTCTGGCCACCGCTACCAAAAAGCGTTTCGAGGACGAAGTTGATCTGCGTGTGGAAATCAATCGCCACACCGGTGCTTATGAAACATTCCGCCGCTGGACGGTCGTCGAAGAAGCAGACCTGGACGATCCGGCTATCGAAACCTGGCCGAGCAAGGTTGCGCAAACGCATCCTGGCGCAAAGGTCGGTGACGTTGTCGAAGAAAAAATCGAATCCATCGAGTTCGGCCGCATTGCTGCACAGACTGCCAAGCAAGTCATTGTGCAGAAAGTTCGCGAAGCCGAGCGTGCTCAAGTCGTTGATGCCTATCGCGAGCGTCTGGGGGAAATCATCTCCGGCACCGTGAAGAAAGTCACCCGCGACAACGTGATCGTCGACCTGGGCAATAACGCGGAAGCGCTGTTGGCCCGTGAAGACATCATCTCTCGCGAAACCTTCCGGGTTGGCGTGCGTCTGCGTGCGCTGCTCAAGGAAATCCGCACCGAGAACCGCGGCCCGCAGCTGATCCTGTCGCGTACCGCGCCGGAAATGCTGATCGAGTTGTTCCGCATCGAAGTGCCGGAAATCGCTGAAGGCCTGATCGAAGTAATGGCTGCGTCCCGTGACCCGGGCTCGCGTGCCAAGATCGCGGTCCGCTCCAAGGACAAACGCATCGACCCGCAAGGCGCTTGCATCGGTATGCGCGGTTCGCGCGTCCAGGCAGTGTCCGGCGAGTTGGGCGGTGAGCGTGTGGACATCGTCCTGTGGGACGATAACCCGGCTCAGTTCGTGATTAATGCAATGTCGCCGGCTGAAGTGGCGGCAATTATCGTTGACGAAGATGCCCATGCAATGGACATCGCCGTTGGCGCAGACAATCTGGCTCAGGCCATCGGTCGCGGTGGTCAGAACGTGCGTCTGGCTAGCCAGTTGACTGGCTGGACCCTGAACGTGATGACCGAATCGGACATCCAGGCTAAGCAGCAAGCAGAAACCGGCGATATCCTGCGCAACTTCATCGACGAGCTGGAAGTCGACGAAGACCTGGCACAGGTGCTGGTAGATGAAGGTTTCACCAGCCTGGAAGAGATTGCCTACGTACCGTTGGAAGAAATGCTCAACATCGACGGCTTTGACGAAGAAACCGTCAACGAGCTTCGCGCTCGCGCCAAGGATCGTTTGTTGACCAAAGCCATCGCTACTGAGGAAAAGCTGGCAGACGCCCATCCGGCCGAAGACCTGCTCTCGCTTGAGGGTATGGACAAGGATTTGGCGATGGAACTGGCGGTGCGCGGCGTAATTACCCGCGAAGACCTGGCCGAGCAGTCTATTGACGACCTGCTCGACATCGACGGCATTGACGATGATCGTGCCGGCAAGTTGATCATGGCCGCCCGAGCCCACTGGTTCGAGTAA
- the rimP gene encoding ribosome maturation factor RimP, producing MSSKLEELQALLAPVVVALGYECWGIEFSAQGRHSMLRVYIDKEGGVLVDDCAIVSRQISGVLDVEDPISVEYTLEVSSPGMERPLFTLEQFAKFAGEQVKIKLRSPFEGRRNFQGLLRGVEEQDVVVQVEDHEFLLPIDMIDKANIIPSFD from the coding sequence GTGTCGAGCAAGCTAGAAGAGTTGCAGGCCTTGCTGGCCCCGGTGGTCGTGGCCCTAGGCTATGAATGCTGGGGTATTGAGTTTTCGGCTCAAGGTCGCCACTCAATGTTGCGCGTTTATATCGATAAAGAAGGCGGCGTGCTGGTGGACGATTGCGCCATCGTCAGTCGCCAGATCAGCGGTGTGCTGGATGTTGAAGATCCAATCTCCGTTGAATACACCCTTGAAGTTTCCTCGCCTGGCATGGAACGCCCACTGTTCACTCTTGAGCAGTTTGCAAAATTTGCCGGTGAACAAGTGAAGATCAAGCTGCGCTCGCCTTTTGAAGGTCGACGCAACTTTCAGGGCCTTCTGCGCGGTGTAGAAGAGCAGGACGTCGTGGTGCAGGTTGAAGACCATGAGTTCCTGTTGCCGATCGATATGATCGACAAGGCCAACATTATTCCCAGTTTTGACTGA
- the secG gene encoding preprotein translocase subunit SecG, whose product MLETVVVVFHLLGALGVVALVLLQQGKGADAGASFGAGASNTVFGSQGSSTFLSKFTAILAAGFFITSLGLGYFAKEKAHQLTQVGLPNPAVLEVPKQQPASDDVPVLQEQKSATPATDVPPAQEQK is encoded by the coding sequence ATGCTGGAAACAGTCGTAGTCGTTTTTCATCTGCTGGGTGCATTGGGCGTAGTTGCTCTGGTATTGCTGCAGCAGGGTAAGGGTGCGGACGCTGGCGCATCTTTCGGAGCAGGTGCTTCAAATACTGTGTTCGGAAGCCAAGGTTCCTCTACCTTTCTTAGTAAGTTTACTGCTATACTTGCCGCCGGTTTCTTCATAACCAGCTTGGGGTTAGGTTACTTTGCTAAAGAGAAGGCTCACCAGCTGACTCAAGTAGGTTTGCCAAACCCGGCAGTGTTGGAAGTTCCAAAGCAACAACCGGCTTCTGATGATGTCCCGGTGCTTCAAGAGCAAAAGTCGGCTACTCCAGCGACTGACGTGCCTCCAGCTCAAGAGCAGAAGTAA
- the tpiA gene encoding triose-phosphate isomerase: MRRPMVAGNWKMHGTRASVAELIDGLRHLALPSGVDVAVFPPCLYINQVIDGLQGASISVGAQNSAIESGQGALTGEISPSQLVDAGCSLVLVGHSERRQIMGELDGTLNRKFAAAQACGLIPVLCVGETLEQREAGKTLEVVGRQLGSIIEELGVGAFASAVIAYEPVWAIGTGLTASPQQAQDVHAAIRAQLAAENSEIAQGVRLLYGGSVKAANAVELFGMPDIDGGLIGGASLNADEFGAICRAAGN, translated from the coding sequence ATGCGTCGCCCTATGGTAGCTGGTAACTGGAAGATGCACGGTACCCGCGCCAGCGTCGCTGAGCTGATCGATGGCCTTCGTCATCTGGCCTTGCCGAGCGGTGTTGATGTCGCGGTGTTCCCGCCTTGCTTGTATATCAATCAAGTGATTGATGGTTTGCAAGGCGCGTCGATTTCGGTCGGTGCGCAGAACTCTGCGATTGAATCCGGGCAGGGTGCGTTGACGGGTGAGATTTCGCCGAGTCAGTTAGTGGATGCAGGTTGTTCCCTAGTGCTTGTCGGGCACTCCGAGCGCCGCCAGATAATGGGCGAACTCGACGGGACACTGAATCGCAAATTTGCGGCAGCACAGGCATGTGGCTTGATCCCGGTGTTGTGTGTAGGGGAGACCCTCGAGCAGCGCGAAGCCGGAAAAACTCTTGAGGTTGTCGGGCGTCAGCTGGGCAGCATCATCGAGGAGCTGGGTGTTGGTGCTTTTGCAAGCGCAGTAATCGCTTATGAGCCGGTCTGGGCCATTGGTACCGGGCTGACTGCTTCGCCGCAACAAGCGCAGGATGTGCACGCAGCCATTCGCGCCCAGTTGGCGGCAGAGAATTCTGAAATCGCACAAGGTGTGCGGCTTCTATACGGCGGCAGCGTGAAGGCGGCCAATGCGGTCGAACTGTTCGGCATGCCGGATATCGATGGGGGGCTCATTGGTGGGGCTTCCCTGAATGCAGATGAGTTCGGTGCGATTTGTCGCGCCGCGGGAAACTGA
- the glmM gene encoding phosphoglucosamine mutase produces the protein MSKKYFGTDGIRGRVGQYPITPDFMLKLGWAAGMAFRSMGACKVLVGKDTRISGYMFESALEAGLTSAGADVMLLGPMPTPAIAYLTRTFHAEAGIVISASHNPHDDNGIKFFSGKGTKLPDEVELMIEELLDTPMTVVESSKIGKVSRINDASGRYIEFCKSSVPAGTSFAGLKIVLDCAHGATYKVAPSVFRELGADVVVLSAHPNGLNINDNCGSTHMAPLQAAVLAEHADLGIAFDGDGDRVQMVDHTGAVVDGDELLFIIARDLQERGKLQGGVVGTLMSNLGLELALADLAIPFVRANVGDRYVISELLERDWLVGGENSGHIVCFSHTTTGDAIIAALQVLMALKRRSEGLAQSRQALRKCPQVLINVRFGGGVSPLEHPTVKEASDRVTQAMAGRGRVLLRKSGTEPLVRVMVEGEDEIQVRDYAEELAKLVTEVSA, from the coding sequence ATGAGTAAGAAATACTTTGGCACCGACGGCATTCGTGGTCGGGTCGGTCAATACCCTATCACTCCTGATTTCATGCTCAAGCTGGGCTGGGCGGCAGGCATGGCATTTCGCAGCATGGGTGCCTGCAAGGTGCTCGTGGGCAAGGACACCCGGATCTCCGGTTACATGTTCGAATCGGCGCTTGAGGCCGGGCTGACCTCGGCAGGTGCGGATGTGATGCTGTTGGGGCCAATGCCGACGCCGGCTATCGCCTATCTGACGCGCACCTTTCATGCCGAAGCTGGCATCGTGATCAGCGCTTCGCATAATCCTCATGACGACAACGGCATCAAGTTTTTCTCTGGTAAGGGCACAAAGCTCCCGGATGAAGTCGAGCTGATGATCGAAGAGCTGCTCGATACCCCGATGACGGTGGTTGAGTCGAGCAAGATCGGCAAGGTGTCGCGAATTAACGATGCCTCGGGCCGTTATATTGAATTCTGCAAGAGCAGCGTTCCGGCCGGTACCAGTTTTGCCGGACTGAAGATCGTGCTCGACTGTGCCCATGGTGCGACTTATAAAGTGGCGCCTAGCGTGTTTCGTGAGTTGGGGGCTGATGTCGTTGTGCTTTCTGCCCATCCTAACGGCCTGAACATCAATGACAATTGCGGTTCGACCCATATGGCGCCGCTGCAGGCTGCCGTGCTGGCCGAACACGCCGATTTGGGTATTGCCTTCGATGGTGATGGTGACCGCGTGCAGATGGTTGATCACACCGGCGCTGTCGTCGATGGTGATGAGTTGCTATTCATCATCGCTCGCGACCTGCAAGAGCGTGGCAAGTTGCAGGGCGGTGTGGTCGGTACACTGATGAGTAACCTGGGGCTGGAGTTGGCCCTGGCGGATCTGGCGATTCCTTTTGTGCGGGCCAACGTTGGTGATCGTTACGTCATCTCCGAGTTGCTGGAGCGCGATTGGCTGGTGGGTGGTGAAAACTCGGGGCACATTGTCTGCTTCAGCCACACCACTACCGGTGATGCGATCATTGCTGCATTGCAGGTATTGATGGCGTTGAAGAGGCGCTCGGAAGGCCTGGCTCAGTCGCGTCAGGCGTTGCGCAAGTGCCCTCAGGTGTTGATCAACGTGCGGTTTGGCGGTGGCGTGAGTCCGCTCGAGCACCCGACTGTCAAGGAGGCCAGTGATCGTGTCACTCAGGCGATGGCGGGCCGTGGGCGCGTGTTGTTGCGCAAGTCCGGGACAGAGCCATTGGTGCGCGTCATGGTCGAAGGCGAGGATGAAATACAGGTTCGCGATTACGCCGAAGAGCTGGCGAAACTGGTAACTGAAGTTTCTGCCTGA
- the folP gene encoding dihydropteroate synthase, with translation MTSVQSSTRLPCGNRVLDLAQTHVMGILNVTPDSFSDGGRYSQLDAALRHAEAMVAAGATLIDVGGESTRPGARAVSPLEELERVAPIVERISRELDVIISVDTSTPAVMRETARLGAGLINDVRSLRRDGALDAAAATGLPVCLMHMLGEPGDMQDNPQYQDVTKEVGEFLAERMVQCASVGIPAERIILDPGFGFAKTLQHNLSLFKHMEALHALGRPLLVGVSRKSMIGQALNRPVGERLHGGLALAALASVKGARILRVHDVAETVDVLRMIAAVESAE, from the coding sequence ATGACTTCTGTTCAGTCCTCGACCCGGTTGCCTTGTGGCAACCGGGTTCTTGATTTGGCCCAGACGCATGTCATGGGCATTCTCAATGTCACTCCCGATTCCTTTTCCGATGGCGGCCGATACAGTCAGCTGGACGCGGCCTTGCGCCATGCCGAGGCGATGGTGGCGGCCGGCGCGACGCTGATCGACGTCGGTGGCGAGTCGACCAGACCGGGTGCCAGGGCTGTTTCACCGCTGGAAGAGCTTGAGCGCGTAGCGCCTATCGTCGAGCGTATCAGCCGTGAATTGGATGTGATTATTTCGGTCGATACCTCCACGCCTGCCGTCATGCGTGAAACCGCAAGGCTGGGGGCGGGGTTGATCAATGACGTGCGCTCGTTGCGTCGAGACGGTGCTCTGGATGCGGCGGCGGCCACCGGTTTGCCGGTGTGCCTGATGCATATGCTTGGCGAGCCGGGCGACATGCAGGACAACCCGCAGTACCAGGATGTTACGAAAGAGGTTGGCGAGTTTCTTGCCGAGCGCATGGTCCAATGCGCGTCGGTGGGTATCCCTGCTGAGCGGATCATTCTTGATCCGGGCTTCGGCTTCGCGAAAACCTTGCAGCACAATCTAAGCTTGTTCAAGCATATGGAAGCCCTGCATGCCTTGGGTCGGCCCCTGTTGGTCGGGGTTTCGCGAAAGAGCATGATCGGGCAGGCGTTGAATCGTCCGGTGGGAGAGCGCCTGCATGGCGGTCTGGCACTTGCGGCGCTGGCTTCGGTCAAAGGTGCGCGTATATTGCGCGTCCATGATGTGGCGGAAACAGTCGATGTGTTGCGGATGATTGCCGCCGTAGAATCAGCCGAATAA